Genomic window (Lycium barbarum isolate Lr01 chromosome 2, ASM1917538v2, whole genome shotgun sequence):
AAATCAAGTTCCAGCAAGAGAGTTAGGCTCTCCAAACTTTTAGGAATTTTGCCGGTCAAGTGATTTGAAGAGAGATCAAGCATTTCTAGTTTGGTCAACTTTCCTATCTCAATAGGTATGGATCCAGACAAGTTGTTCAAAGAGATCTTCAAACTTGTTAGATTATGAGAAAGGCTCCATTGTGACGATAACTCGCCATATAGTTTATTGTGACTCAAATCCATGTAAACTAGACTTGGATAGACACCAAAAGCTTCTGATATGTTGCCAGATAGTTGGTTACCATCAAGCCTAAGTCTGGATAGTGTAGAGCAATTTTTCAAGGTTCTAGGGACACTACCAATAAATTTATTATCATATGCTGTGAATTTAGCAAGTGATCCACCAAGGCATACATTTTGTGGCAAGTGACCAGAAAGATTGTTCTCTGCTACTTGAAAAGTTTGCAAATTTGTAAGATTTTCAAGCTCTATTGGAAGTGATCCATTAAGTGTATTATTGAGCAAACACAAATGCAGAAGGGATTTTAAGTTACCAAAACTTGGAGGGACAGGGCCATAGAGTTCATTTATAGATAGATATAACAGCTCAAGTTTGATCAAGTTACCAATAGATGAAGGGATAAAGCCAATAAAATGATTTTTCGACAAGCGTAAATGCTTGAGATTCTTCAATAACCCTATTTCAGGTGGAATCACTCCAGAAAAATGATTGGAACTCAAATAGAGGAAACTCAATCTTGAAAGATTGCATATGTTTCTTGGAACTGTACCATTGAGTGAGTTATTGGATAAATTAATTAATTGGAGATGAGGAAAGGAAGAGAAATTTAGATGGTGAAGATTACCTCTAATCCCATAATTTGCAAGATCCATTTGATTAACTCTTCCAAAATTATCACAAGAAATGCCATCCCATTGGCAAGGACTA
Coding sequences:
- the LOC132628942 gene encoding probable leucine-rich repeat receptor-like protein kinase At1g35710; protein product: MRSSLSNTTIFSQPLFLHVMLIFITTSFHHVLAKTYLNASERHPINSSSFEAFSLLKWKASLENASQTLLSSWLVTSNASPCQWDGISCDNFGRVNQMDLANYGIRGNLHHLNFSSFPHLQLINLSNNSLNGTVPRNICNLSRLSFLYLSSNHFSGVIPPEIGLLKNLKHLRLSKNHFIGFIPSSIGNLIKLELLYLSINELYGPVPPSFGNLKSLLHLCLLNNTLNGSLPIELENLTNLQTFQVAENNLSGHLPQNVCLGGSLAKFTAYDNKFIGSVPRTLKNCSTLSRLRLDGNQLSGNISEAFGVYPSLVYMDLSHNKLYGELSSQWSLSHNLTSLKISLNNLSGSIPIEIGKLTKLEMLDLSSNHLTGKIPKSLESLTLLLELDLHGNEISGEIPIEVGKLSKLTRLDLAANNISGKIPGDIGDLVRFHGK